One genomic region from Flagellimonas oceani encodes:
- a CDS encoding response regulator transcription factor: MKLLIIEDEPEMLKSLEEFAAEEGYFCDVACNLSEGLERIGLYDYDCIILDINLPDGNGFHLLEVLHKDDKSDGVIILSARNSLDDKLKGLGLGADDYLTKPFYFSELNARIKAIIRRKQFKTNRLVHYANLVIEPDQYIVGIDNLESPLSLTKKEYAILTHLINNHKRVITKVSLAEYIWGDYVDEVQSFDFLFSQIRNLRRKLKEAGANVEITNIYGVGYQIKTI; the protein is encoded by the coding sequence ATGAAACTGCTCATTATAGAAGATGAACCTGAAATGCTAAAAAGCCTCGAAGAATTCGCCGCGGAAGAGGGGTATTTTTGTGATGTCGCCTGTAATCTCTCCGAAGGTCTGGAGCGCATCGGTCTTTATGATTATGACTGTATTATTTTGGACATTAATCTTCCAGATGGTAATGGTTTCCATTTGCTAGAGGTTCTCCATAAGGATGATAAGTCCGATGGGGTAATCATCCTTTCTGCCCGTAATTCCCTGGACGATAAATTAAAAGGCTTGGGGTTAGGAGCTGATGATTACCTGACCAAACCATTTTACTTTTCCGAGTTGAATGCCCGTATAAAGGCAATTATAAGGAGAAAACAATTCAAGACAAATAGATTGGTTCACTATGCTAATCTGGTAATAGAACCAGATCAGTACATAGTTGGAATTGATAATCTCGAAAGCCCACTTTCTCTAACAAAGAAAGAATATGCTATCCTTACCCACTTGATCAACAATCACAAACGGGTGATCACCAAGGTTTCTTTGGCAGAATATATCTGGGGCGATTACGTAGATGAGGTACAGAGTTTTGATTTTTTGTTTTCACAAATCAGAAATTTGAGACGCAAGCTAAAGGAAGCAGGTGCCAACGTGGAAATAACCAATATTTACGGTGTGGGATACCAAATAAAAACAATATGA
- a CDS encoding DUF1259 domain-containing protein: MKKIWIFVLALMLISFGCEQPNKKDDSKESAEKPLKNNNELKAMDIGTLKSGLGMEGKEEGGQFKVTIPQNDLNVMVDGFKIIPPMGLGSWAAFAPTSAQTMVMGDIVVTEKDLKPVQQEIIQQGLTVTAIHNHFVRNEPDVMYMHIGGMGSEEKLAKSLKAIFDKVTEIRGADPSAVEMSSVENTLDTKRIDSILGHSGTMTNGVYKITIGRPDVKLTEHGAPVSTFMGFNTWASWQGTPEKAAVAGDFTMLSDEVAPVIKALIENDIEVVAVHNHMVHEDPRIFFLHYWGIGSAEKLAIGLREALDKTGVINAE; the protein is encoded by the coding sequence ATGAAAAAAATATGGATTTTTGTATTAGCGTTGATGCTAATTTCTTTTGGTTGTGAGCAACCTAACAAGAAAGATGATTCAAAAGAATCGGCTGAAAAACCTTTAAAAAACAATAATGAATTAAAGGCGATGGATATTGGAACCTTAAAATCCGGACTTGGGATGGAAGGAAAGGAAGAAGGTGGGCAATTTAAAGTTACCATTCCGCAAAACGACCTGAATGTAATGGTTGATGGTTTTAAGATTATTCCCCCGATGGGATTGGGCAGTTGGGCTGCTTTTGCACCAACCTCGGCACAAACTATGGTTATGGGCGATATAGTGGTTACGGAAAAAGACCTGAAACCGGTACAACAGGAAATAATCCAACAGGGATTGACGGTTACGGCGATCCACAACCATTTTGTAAGGAACGAGCCAGATGTAATGTACATGCATATCGGTGGTATGGGAAGCGAAGAAAAATTGGCCAAAAGTTTAAAAGCTATTTTTGATAAGGTAACGGAAATTAGGGGAGCAGACCCGTCCGCCGTAGAAATGTCGTCGGTGGAGAACACGCTGGACACCAAAAGGATTGACAGCATCTTAGGGCATAGCGGGACTATGACCAATGGGGTGTATAAAATCACCATTGGCCGACCCGATGTAAAGCTGACGGAACACGGAGCTCCTGTTAGCACATTCATGGGGTTCAACACTTGGGCAAGTTGGCAGGGCACACCTGAAAAAGCAGCAGTAGCCGGTGATTTTACTATGCTGTCAGATGAAGTAGCTCCGGTTATCAAAGCACTTATTGAGAATGACATTGAAGTGGTAGCGGTACATAATCACATGGTGCACGAGGATCCAAGAATTTTCTTTCTTCATTATTGGGGAATTGGATCAGCCGAAAAATTAGCAATAGGATTAAGAGAGGCTTTGGACAAAACGGGAGTAATTAATGCGGAATAA
- a CDS encoding response regulator — protein sequence MYKEIYLVDDEDLVNTVNAIHFRRMGMEDRVKSFTNPELALDDLRYRDDPKVKTLILLDINMPEMSGFEFLEFMMLEDFPQSNEVLLVTSSESDSDKEEAKKYEKYVKEFITKPLRIEHLEDYLQSANK from the coding sequence ATGTACAAGGAAATATACTTGGTCGATGACGAAGACCTAGTGAATACCGTGAACGCTATTCACTTCAGAAGAATGGGTATGGAAGATAGGGTTAAAAGTTTTACTAATCCAGAACTGGCCCTAGACGACCTAAGGTATAGGGACGACCCAAAGGTAAAAACACTTATTTTACTGGATATAAATATGCCGGAAATGAGCGGATTTGAATTTTTGGAATTTATGATGCTCGAAGATTTTCCACAATCCAATGAGGTCCTGTTGGTGACCTCCTCCGAATCGGATTCGGACAAAGAAGAGGCCAAAAAATACGAGAAGTATGTAAAGGAGTTTATCACCAAACCTTTGCGCATAGAACATTTGGAGGATTATCTCCAAAGTGCAAATAAGTAA
- a CDS encoding universal stress protein produces MQKILIPTDFSENAWNAIDYAMQLFRNKRCAFYLLNTYTPVIPSSRFMAKMIDGVRIVDAVRENSERGLNKTVDKIKAKYGNPNHSFETISSFNLLVEEVKDIVDTFGIHLVITGTKGASGVDEVFMGSNTVRIIKSTKKCPILAIPYHFDYMTPTEIAFATDFNRFYTTSELEPILEMAKMFNATVRIVHVQYGIKALTELQQFNLNMLRRYLNGVEHYVHTVSELNSVSHTLERFSKELGIHLLAMLNYQHSYMEKMTREPIIKRTAFHTQIPLLVIPELGMEGVSAKVKEEEKARSYN; encoded by the coding sequence ATGCAAAAGATATTGATACCTACGGATTTTTCGGAAAATGCATGGAACGCCATTGACTATGCCATGCAGTTGTTCCGCAACAAGCGTTGTGCCTTTTACTTGTTGAACACCTATACCCCGGTAATACCGAGCAGCCGCTTTATGGCCAAAATGATCGATGGAGTCCGCATAGTTGATGCCGTCAGGGAAAATTCTGAAAGAGGGTTGAACAAAACGGTGGATAAGATCAAGGCCAAATATGGAAATCCCAATCATAGTTTCGAGACCATTTCTTCCTTTAACCTATTGGTGGAAGAGGTGAAGGATATTGTGGATACCTTTGGCATCCATTTGGTAATCACGGGAACCAAAGGAGCTTCGGGCGTAGATGAAGTGTTTATGGGCAGCAATACGGTAAGGATCATTAAATCGACCAAAAAGTGCCCCATATTGGCCATTCCATATCATTTTGATTATATGACACCAACGGAAATTGCATTTGCCACGGATTTTAATCGCTTCTATACCACTTCAGAATTGGAACCCATTTTGGAAATGGCCAAAATGTTCAATGCCACTGTTCGCATCGTTCATGTGCAATATGGCATAAAAGCGTTGACGGAACTTCAACAATTCAACCTGAACATGCTACGCCGATACCTGAACGGTGTGGAACATTACGTGCACACGGTTTCCGAGCTCAATTCGGTTTCGCACACTTTGGAAAGATTTTCCAAGGAACTGGGCATTCATTTGTTGGCCATGCTGAACTATCAGCACAGCTACATGGAAAAAATGACCCGGGAACCTATCATTAAAAGAACGGCGTTCCACACACAAATCCCGCTTTTGGTCATCCCCGAATTAGGCATGGAGGGTGTTTCTGCCAAGGTAAAAGAAGAGGAAAAGGCAAGGTCGTACAATTAA
- a CDS encoding sensor histidine kinase: MKKQQGLIHNKIEIVDDRNDVVWAMDVDYKLTAFNSSFKALVEKLGFDNIVSGIDLKEIYASGRFFNPCDRGCQRALDRYATTSKHTFESNGSVVVHEFSFQPFMNSSGEVVGCCIWQKDISQEVDNNHRILESERKYREAQEVANVGHWSWDMKEDKIIWSNQLFRIFEKAPDKFEATFEALLNAIHPDDRDLYKNDVELSIAENRMHDIIHRIVLADGKIRYVHQKGRAYYDEHGKPFRMSGTTQDVTKDILSNQQIMEQNHELQNFVRIISHNLRGPISNVLMLSRIYEWGKDEMNDDIVKKIEHTTEALDQTIKDLHLSLSLKSADKEKFREVYLKDVMKDIDGLLADEISKYKATINTDFTKVDLVFGAKSYVVNIFYNLILNAINYAKEDVPAIISIKTEETVDAISIKFTDNGIGMELTPEKERKIFDMYGRLSGATEGKGFGLYLVKTQVEAMDGKIEVESEKGLGSTFTITFPNTTKT, from the coding sequence GTGAAAAAACAACAGGGTTTAATTCATAACAAAATTGAAATTGTTGACGACAGAAACGATGTCGTATGGGCAATGGATGTTGATTATAAATTGACCGCTTTCAATTCATCGTTCAAGGCTCTCGTTGAAAAACTTGGATTTGACAACATCGTCAGCGGTATTGACCTGAAAGAAATTTACGCTTCCGGACGTTTTTTTAATCCATGTGACCGTGGATGCCAGCGTGCACTCGATCGTTACGCAACAACTTCAAAACACACTTTTGAAAGCAACGGAAGCGTGGTGGTGCACGAGTTTTCTTTCCAGCCTTTTATGAACAGCTCCGGGGAGGTCGTAGGGTGCTGTATTTGGCAAAAGGACATATCGCAGGAAGTGGACAACAACCACCGCATACTGGAGAGTGAAAGGAAATACCGTGAAGCTCAAGAAGTGGCCAATGTGGGTCATTGGAGCTGGGATATGAAAGAGGATAAAATTATTTGGTCCAACCAGCTTTTCCGCATTTTTGAGAAGGCCCCGGACAAGTTTGAAGCCACCTTTGAGGCCCTGTTGAATGCCATACATCCAGATGACCGTGATCTTTATAAAAACGATGTGGAGCTCAGCATTGCAGAGAACAGGATGCACGATATTATCCACAGGATCGTATTGGCCGATGGAAAAATAAGGTACGTCCACCAAAAAGGGAGAGCCTATTACGATGAACATGGAAAGCCCTTCCGAATGTCGGGGACTACCCAGGATGTGACCAAGGATATTTTGTCCAATCAACAGATCATGGAGCAAAACCACGAGCTTCAGAACTTTGTCCGTATTATATCGCATAACCTCCGTGGACCCATATCAAACGTTCTTATGCTGTCCAGAATTTATGAGTGGGGCAAGGACGAGATGAACGATGACATTGTCAAAAAGATAGAACATACCACCGAGGCACTTGATCAAACCATTAAAGATCTCCACCTCTCCTTATCATTAAAATCTGCCGATAAGGAAAAGTTCAGGGAAGTGTATTTAAAAGATGTGATGAAGGATATCGATGGCCTATTGGCGGATGAAATCTCAAAATACAAGGCCACAATCAATACAGATTTTACTAAAGTGGATTTGGTTTTTGGAGCTAAGAGCTACGTAGTGAATATTTTTTACAATCTTATTTTAAATGCCATTAACTACGCTAAAGAAGATGTTCCGGCCATCATCAGCATAAAAACTGAAGAAACTGTTGATGCGATTTCAATAAAGTTTACCGACAATGGGATCGGTATGGAACTTACACCCGAAAAAGAGCGAAAAATTTTTGACATGTACGGCAGGTTGAGCGGTGCCACCGAAGGAAAAGGTTTTGGACTGTATTTGGTTAAGACCCAAGTAGAGGCAATGGATGGTAAAATTGAAGTGGAAAGTGAAAAAGGTTTAGGGAGCACCTTTACCATTACCTTCCCCAACACCACCAAAACCTAA
- a CDS encoding site-specific integrase produces MSTSAKIILRKKPNAKGLYPLAIRITKDRRSTYKHIGHYIELEDWDSKNLKVKKSHSEAESLNNLIAFKLSEARKGLIALQTDNKAATARQIKKEIYKPTSSLTFFDFADEHLEALEAEKKINRHSTDSAWVSYIEKYSSGRHLTFQEIDERFLKKFKIHLKGSCSLTETTAMNVMVLIRLLFNRAIRDKVVSKEIYPFGKGKFKIKFPETNKTGLSGKEIKALENVSELTDMERHSLNIWLFSFYFAGMRVSDVLFIRWSQIYDGRLHYRMSKNSKLLSLKIPAKVERILLQYIDDKVNDDDFVFPEMKKADLTDAKDIYRKKKVANKKFNDHLKKITKRASIQKKVTMHIARHSFGNIAGDSIHPLMLQKLYRHSDLKTTINYQANFIHKDADDALESVVNF; encoded by the coding sequence ATGTCAACGAGTGCAAAAATAATTCTTCGCAAAAAGCCTAACGCAAAAGGGCTTTATCCGCTTGCAATTAGAATAACCAAAGACCGTCGTTCAACTTACAAACATATAGGCCATTATATTGAATTAGAGGATTGGGACTCTAAAAATCTAAAGGTAAAAAAATCGCATTCTGAAGCTGAAAGCCTGAACAATTTGATAGCTTTCAAACTATCCGAAGCCAGAAAAGGGCTTATTGCACTACAGACTGATAATAAAGCTGCTACTGCTCGACAAATCAAAAAAGAAATATATAAGCCAACTTCGAGCTTAACTTTTTTTGATTTTGCTGACGAGCATCTTGAAGCCTTAGAGGCTGAAAAGAAAATCAATCGCCACTCTACAGATTCAGCTTGGGTGAGTTATATAGAAAAGTATAGCTCTGGCCGGCATCTTACTTTCCAAGAAATTGATGAGCGATTTCTCAAAAAGTTCAAAATTCATTTAAAAGGTTCTTGTTCATTAACTGAAACCACAGCTATGAATGTGATGGTTTTAATAAGGTTATTGTTTAACAGAGCTATTCGCGACAAGGTTGTGAGTAAAGAAATATATCCCTTTGGCAAGGGCAAATTTAAAATCAAGTTTCCAGAAACCAACAAAACAGGGCTATCTGGTAAAGAGATAAAAGCTTTGGAAAATGTTTCTGAGCTTACTGATATGGAAAGGCATTCTTTGAACATTTGGTTGTTTAGCTTCTATTTTGCAGGAATGAGAGTTTCAGACGTCTTATTCATAAGGTGGTCCCAAATTTATGATGGGCGATTGCATTACAGGATGAGCAAGAACTCAAAGTTATTGTCCTTAAAGATTCCAGCTAAGGTTGAAAGAATATTATTGCAATATATTGATGACAAAGTAAATGATGATGATTTTGTCTTTCCAGAAATGAAAAAGGCAGACTTAACTGATGCGAAAGATATTTACCGCAAGAAAAAGGTAGCAAACAAAAAATTCAACGACCACCTAAAAAAAATTACGAAAAGAGCAAGCATTCAGAAAAAAGTAACGATGCATATTGCCAGACATTCCTTTGGCAATATTGCAGGCGATAGCATCCACCCGCTTATGCTTCAAAAATTATATCGACATAGCGATTTGAAAACCACGATCAACTACCAAGCAAATTTTATTCACAAAGATGCTGATGACGCTCTTGAAAGTGTAGTGAATTTTTAA
- a CDS encoding gliding motility-associated C-terminal domain-containing protein → MKTIYGIFLLWFLNLPAQEGTRNLGMLKIHDQGAIGFHGNLTNDGIFDDNQGLAGFYSLQSISLTGLFPPRFMDLEFFTEEGLQLEVSLEAENNINFIQGDVKTPRTDAFVSLRFYDGSFHTGTTNISKVDGYVSVKNKPEFIFPVGDDQQLRALILQSESINTAANCAYFYSDPANLTSIGTNTRENMLMRISPTEFWRLEGTVPSTIQISWNQRSRMPAMANSVDEITVVGWSKTNNRWENLGTGAVGNLTEGVAFTTTFIPDDYEAITFGTLNAPEDIPDLDNYLLTPNGDGINDFLNIDELALSNDNWVRIYDRNGMLVFEMHNYTDEFTGYANKGDVVINRNNGLPQGVYFYLVSLDDLGLEYQGYLYLAR, encoded by the coding sequence ATGAAAACAATTTATGGCATCTTTTTATTATGGTTCCTGAACCTACCTGCCCAGGAAGGCACCCGAAACTTGGGAATGCTAAAGATACATGATCAGGGCGCCATCGGTTTTCATGGAAACCTAACCAATGATGGCATTTTTGATGACAATCAAGGTCTTGCCGGGTTTTACAGCTTGCAGTCCATCAGCTTAACTGGACTTTTCCCGCCCAGATTCATGGACTTGGAGTTCTTCACCGAAGAAGGATTACAATTGGAGGTTTCCCTCGAAGCAGAAAACAATATCAATTTTATTCAGGGTGACGTAAAGACACCAAGAACAGATGCCTTCGTGTCACTTCGCTTTTATGACGGTTCGTTTCACACAGGAACCACCAACATCAGTAAAGTAGATGGTTATGTTTCTGTAAAAAACAAACCGGAATTTATCTTCCCGGTGGGCGACGACCAACAATTGCGAGCACTAATTCTACAATCGGAATCCATCAACACAGCGGCCAATTGTGCCTATTTTTATTCAGACCCGGCTAATTTAACATCCATTGGCACCAATACCAGAGAAAATATGTTGATGCGAATAAGCCCTACGGAATTTTGGCGATTGGAAGGCACCGTGCCATCGACCATTCAAATTTCGTGGAACCAACGCAGCCGAATGCCGGCCATGGCCAACTCGGTTGATGAAATTACAGTGGTTGGATGGAGCAAAACCAATAATCGATGGGAAAATCTGGGAACTGGAGCGGTCGGAAACCTAACGGAAGGAGTGGCCTTCACCACTACATTTATTCCTGATGATTATGAAGCCATAACTTTTGGAACCTTAAATGCTCCTGAAGATATTCCTGATTTGGATAATTATCTGCTTACCCCGAATGGCGATGGCATCAACGATTTTTTAAACATTGATGAACTCGCACTTTCAAACGACAATTGGGTCCGAATCTATGACCGGAACGGAATGCTGGTTTTTGAAATGCACAATTACACCGATGAGTTCACCGGATATGCCAACAAGGGTGATGTTGTGATCAACCGAAACAACGGTCTGCCGCAAGGGGTATATTTTTATCTGGTTTCTTTGGATGACCTTGGCCTGGAGTATCAAGGGTATTTGTACTTGGCGAGATAA
- a CDS encoding superoxide dismutase: protein MDRKEFIKNSAILGGATILPINNVFSQSVNEASIDKLVDSNGNFIQKPLPYKKTFLEPYMDEETLHLHYEFHHGGAVKGANKDLENIKKNLDSGEMDSVDLWTRKLSYHFSSHVLHTIFWTNLTNKKSEPKAELLKQIEKDFGSFDKLKSYIAKVSKSVEGSGWGILGYQPYSQSLTLLQCENHQKLTQWGVIPILVIDVWEHAYYLKHKNKRGDFVDTIMEIINWDNVAQRFANAKKIN, encoded by the coding sequence ATGGACAGAAAAGAATTTATAAAAAATTCAGCAATTCTTGGAGGAGCAACCATTCTTCCTATAAACAATGTTTTTTCCCAAAGTGTTAATGAAGCAAGTATTGACAAACTGGTAGACAGCAACGGAAACTTTATCCAAAAGCCGTTACCATATAAGAAGACCTTTTTAGAGCCTTATATGGACGAAGAGACCTTGCACTTGCATTATGAATTTCACCACGGTGGTGCAGTCAAAGGTGCCAATAAGGATTTGGAAAATATCAAGAAAAATCTCGATTCCGGTGAAATGGATAGTGTCGATTTGTGGACCAGGAAATTGTCCTATCATTTTTCAAGCCACGTACTACACACTATTTTTTGGACAAATCTCACAAACAAGAAAAGCGAGCCCAAGGCAGAGCTTCTAAAGCAAATAGAAAAGGACTTTGGTTCATTTGATAAACTCAAGTCCTACATAGCAAAAGTTTCTAAAAGTGTAGAAGGCAGTGGTTGGGGAATTTTAGGTTACCAGCCTTATTCACAATCCCTCACACTTCTCCAGTGTGAAAATCATCAAAAGCTTACCCAGTGGGGCGTTATTCCCATATTGGTCATAGACGTTTGGGAACACGCGTATTATTTAAAACATAAAAACAAGAGAGGTGATTTTGTTGATACTATAATGGAAATCATAAATTGGGATAACGTAGCACAACGTTTTGCGAATGCTAAAAAGATTAACTAA
- a CDS encoding sensor histidine kinase, whose amino-acid sequence MKLLSYTTRIQLFAFLLLFGIFSTLFYLVLSWNVLQNIDEVLYNRKMNLLAYLEKHPEISIAKDYPLDDFTFYPIDINTFQDGKESYADTLIYEPIDAELDEYRKLITFVELNDSYYKLEIVKPHLEATEIIGTIAITLGGLFFGLAFCFYLSNRMLSRRIWQPFYTMLDKLKNYNLGNANTPVFPNSKIEEFQLLNNVMTELTRKNKEVFDNQKQFVGDASHEMQTPLSIIQSKLEALIGQTQLSEKQSDILEGIIGSTQRLKKLNKTLLLLAKIENDQFLTTEEVNVDGIIGRSLEFYEEQKEALNIRTEIDIRNEAIVQGNRLLIEILIQNLLKNAFLHNVKDGKVIINLDGKRLVITNTGSEKGVDKEKLFQRFYKSSNNPDSWGLGLAIAHKIADKGNWRLTYSHKNALHTFTVDF is encoded by the coding sequence ATGAAGCTGCTTTCTTATACGACCCGAATCCAATTATTCGCATTCCTTTTACTGTTTGGGATATTCTCGACCTTGTTTTATCTGGTGCTAAGCTGGAATGTACTTCAAAACATAGATGAGGTTTTGTATAACCGTAAGATGAACTTGCTTGCCTATCTCGAAAAGCACCCGGAAATATCCATAGCGAAGGATTACCCTCTGGACGATTTTACATTTTACCCTATTGATATAAATACGTTTCAAGACGGAAAAGAAAGCTATGCCGACACATTGATCTATGAACCGATAGATGCCGAATTAGATGAGTACCGGAAGCTGATAACATTTGTGGAATTAAACGACAGCTATTACAAACTGGAAATTGTGAAGCCTCACCTGGAAGCAACTGAAATCATTGGTACGATTGCTATTACGCTAGGAGGGCTATTTTTTGGACTTGCTTTCTGTTTTTACCTCTCAAACAGAATGCTTTCTCGAAGAATATGGCAGCCCTTTTATACTATGCTTGACAAGCTCAAAAATTATAATCTTGGCAATGCAAATACACCAGTATTCCCAAATTCCAAAATTGAAGAATTTCAGCTATTAAATAATGTGATGACCGAACTGACTCGGAAAAACAAGGAGGTCTTTGATAACCAAAAACAGTTTGTCGGGGACGCTTCCCACGAAATGCAGACCCCTCTGTCCATAATCCAGTCAAAACTGGAAGCACTTATAGGCCAAACACAGCTCTCCGAAAAGCAGTCTGACATCCTGGAAGGTATCATCGGTTCCACACAAAGGCTGAAAAAACTGAACAAAACCCTGTTGCTGCTTGCGAAAATAGAGAATGACCAGTTCCTAACAACGGAAGAGGTAAATGTTGATGGAATAATAGGTAGGTCGCTGGAATTTTATGAGGAGCAGAAGGAAGCCTTAAACATTAGGACAGAGATCGATATCAGGAATGAGGCAATTGTCCAGGGAAACAGGTTGCTTATCGAGATTCTCATCCAAAACCTGCTCAAAAACGCCTTCCTGCACAACGTGAAAGATGGAAAAGTAATCATAAACCTGGACGGGAAACGATTGGTTATTACCAACACCGGTAGCGAAAAGGGGGTTGACAAGGAAAAATTGTTCCAACGGTTCTATAAATCTTCCAACAATCCAGATTCGTGGGGCCTTGGGTTGGCCATTGCACACAAGATTGCCGATAAGGGCAATTGGAGGTTAACGTACAGTCACAAAAATGCGCTTCACACATTCACCGTCGATTTTTGA
- a CDS encoding PepSY-like domain-containing protein, giving the protein MNTNKKFFRILLLSLLFIGGGMFTATAQSEIKELSEEAIEFSNLPKAVQDAFKNSDYAKWEIEEVEKVETDKGTMYELEVENEDETYYELYFSPKGELVLKREESHSDGDDDHR; this is encoded by the coding sequence ATGAATACAAATAAGAAATTTTTTCGCATTTTGCTGTTATCCCTACTATTTATTGGTGGCGGAATGTTCACGGCTACGGCACAATCCGAAATAAAAGAGCTAAGTGAAGAGGCCATTGAGTTCTCCAATCTTCCAAAGGCCGTACAGGATGCCTTTAAGAATTCCGATTATGCCAAATGGGAAATTGAAGAGGTGGAAAAGGTCGAGACCGATAAGGGAACTATGTATGAACTTGAGGTCGAGAACGAGGATGAGACGTATTATGAACTCTATTTTAGCCCCAAAGGAGAACTGGTGCTTAAAAGGGAGGAAAGCCACTCGGACGGCGATGACGATCATCGATAA
- a CDS encoding pyridoxal-phosphate dependent enzyme yields MDKQQLIDCHERIKPFIHNTPVLTSRLIDEMIGANLFFKCENFQRMGAFKMRGAANAIMQLSNEQKEHGVVTHSSGNFAQALSLSAKSLGVKAYIVMPDSAPQVKKDAVKGYGGILVECESNLNAREQASKKIVQEHGATFIHPSNDDQVILGQGTACKELLELQPDLDYVVTPVGGGGLIAGSALSAHYFGNNCKTIGGEPFEVDDAYRSLKSGKIETNSSTNTIADGLKTQLGDRNFPIIQKHVEEIVRVTEEEIVSAMRVIWERLKIVCEPSSAVALAALLKKKEELENKKIGIIISGGNVDVGKLPF; encoded by the coding sequence ATGGACAAACAACAATTAATTGATTGCCACGAGCGGATAAAACCTTTTATCCACAACACTCCTGTTCTTACTTCACGACTTATCGACGAGATGATCGGGGCCAATCTTTTTTTTAAGTGTGAAAACTTCCAGCGAATGGGCGCCTTTAAGATGCGCGGGGCCGCCAACGCCATAATGCAACTTTCGAACGAACAAAAGGAGCATGGTGTGGTAACGCATTCGTCTGGGAACTTTGCACAGGCGCTATCACTTTCCGCAAAAAGCTTGGGGGTCAAGGCCTATATTGTGATGCCCGATTCCGCTCCCCAGGTAAAAAAAGATGCCGTAAAAGGGTATGGTGGAATTTTGGTGGAATGCGAGTCCAATTTGAACGCAAGGGAACAGGCATCTAAAAAAATCGTACAAGAACACGGAGCTACTTTTATCCATCCCTCAAATGATGATCAAGTGATTTTAGGGCAGGGAACCGCTTGCAAGGAACTGTTGGAGCTTCAACCGGATTTGGATTATGTTGTGACGCCCGTTGGCGGTGGTGGGTTGATTGCCGGTTCTGCGCTATCCGCCCATTACTTTGGAAACAATTGCAAGACCATTGGCGGCGAACCTTTTGAGGTGGACGATGCCTACAGGTCGCTAAAAAGTGGAAAAATCGAAACCAATTCTTCTACCAATACCATTGCCGATGGCCTAAAAACCCAACTGGGCGACAGAAACTTCCCTATCATTCAAAAACATGTGGAAGAAATTGTCAGGGTAACAGAGGAAGAAATTGTTTCGGCAATGCGGGTTATCTGGGAACGACTAAAAATTGTATGTGAGCCATCCAGTGCAGTGGCTTTGGCTGCTTTGTTAAAAAAGAAAGAAGAACTAGAGAATAAAAAAATAGGCATCATTATCTCCGGTGGAAATGTAGATGTGGGCAAATTGCCTTTTTAG